One window from the genome of Salvelinus namaycush isolate Seneca chromosome 19, SaNama_1.0, whole genome shotgun sequence encodes:
- the LOC120064348 gene encoding insulin-like growth factor-binding protein 5 produces MFLSFCLLVTFVLGLSGCLGSYVPCEPCDQKALSMCPPVPVGCQLVKEPGCGCCLTCALSEGQACGVYTGTCTHGLRCLPRNGEEKPLHALLHGRGVCTNEKGYKPLHPPIDHESREYEDTLTTEIMEDQLQLAKVPLLPKQDVINSKKIQAMRKDKDRKRAQAKLRSIGPMDYSPLPIDKHEPEFGPCRRKLDGIIQGMKDTSRVMALSLYLPNCDRKGFFKRKQCKPSRGRKRGICWCVDKYGVQLPGTDYSGGDIQCKDLESSSINNE; encoded by the exons TTTCTCAGTTTTTGTCTACTGGTGACATTTGTCCTGGGGCTATCTGGGTGCTTGGGCTCATATGTGCCCTGCGAGCCGTGCGACCAGAAGGCGCTCTCTATGTGCCCCCCAGTCCCCGTCGGTTGTCAACTCGTGAAGGAGCCGGGCTGCGGTTGCTGCCTAACCTGCGCCTTATCGGAAGGTCAGGCGTGCGGCGTTTACACCGGAACATGCACCCATGGCTTGCGCTGCTTGCCGCGAAATGGAGAAGAGAAGCCACTTCACGCGCTTCTCCATGGCAGGGGAGTGTGCACAAACGAGAAAGGATACAAACCCCTCCATCCACCCATAG ATCATGAGTCTCGGGAATACGAGGACACCCTGACAACCGAAATAATGGAGGACCAACTGCAGCTTGCGAAAGTGCCGCTCCTCCCCAAGCAGGACGTCATCAACAGCAAGAAGATCCAGGCCATGCGCAAGGACAAGGACCGCAAGCGGGCGCAGGCCAAACTGCGCTCCATTGGGCCCATGGACTACTCTCCACTCCCCATTGACAAGCACGAGCCAGAGTTT GGTCCTTGCAGGAGGAAGCTGGATGGGATCATCCAGGGAATGAAGGACACATCCCGTGTCATGGCCCTGTCCCTGTACCTCCCTAACTGTGACAGAAAGGGCTTCTTCAAACGCAAACAG TGCAAACCGTCTCGCGGCAGGAAGCGGGGCATCTGCTGGTGCGTGGACAAGTACGGCGTGCAGCTGCCCGGTACAGACTACAGCGGGGGAGACATCCAATGCAAGGATCTAGAGAGCAGCAGCATCAACAATGAGTGA